The Rhizobium leguminosarum genome includes a region encoding these proteins:
- a CDS encoding ABC transporter ATP-binding protein produces the protein MTGLTLKDIRKSYGSVDVLHGIDLDIKQGEFIVFVGPSGCGKSTLLRMIAGLEAITGGEMYIDGHLVNDVPPSKRGIAMVFQSYALYPHMTVFDNMAFGMKIAGESKQEIDRRVKAAAESLQLTQYLGRLPKALSGGQRQRVAIGRAICRDPKVFLFDEPLSNLDAALRVATRIEIARLNEQMADTTMIYVTHDQVEAMTLADRIVVLSAGNIEQVGAPLDLYERPANLFVAKFIGSPAMNIIPATISGTGSQTTVTLTGGMSVTLDVATDATEMGKQASFGVRPEDLGVADGADYLFEGEVSIVEALGEVTLLYIEGLVPGEPIVVKLPGIYDVKKGQRMRFAADRQKLHLFDATGHTYRK, from the coding sequence ATGACTGGACTGACGCTGAAGGATATCCGCAAATCCTACGGTTCCGTGGACGTTCTCCACGGTATCGACCTCGATATCAAGCAGGGCGAATTCATCGTCTTCGTCGGTCCGTCCGGCTGTGGCAAGTCCACGCTTCTGCGCATGATCGCCGGTCTCGAGGCGATCACCGGCGGTGAGATGTATATCGACGGCCATCTCGTCAATGACGTGCCGCCCTCCAAGCGCGGCATCGCCATGGTCTTCCAGTCCTATGCGCTCTACCCGCATATGACCGTGTTCGATAACATGGCTTTCGGCATGAAGATCGCCGGCGAAAGCAAGCAGGAAATCGATCGCCGCGTCAAAGCGGCGGCCGAGAGCCTGCAGCTGACCCAATATCTCGGTCGCCTGCCGAAGGCGCTTTCCGGCGGCCAGCGCCAGCGCGTGGCGATCGGCCGCGCCATCTGCCGCGATCCCAAGGTCTTCTTGTTCGACGAGCCGCTGTCCAACCTCGATGCGGCGCTGCGCGTCGCGACCCGCATCGAGATCGCCCGCCTGAACGAACAGATGGCCGATACGACGATGATCTACGTCACCCATGACCAGGTCGAGGCGATGACGCTCGCCGACCGCATCGTCGTTCTCTCCGCCGGCAATATCGAGCAGGTCGGTGCGCCGTTGGACCTCTACGAGCGCCCGGCAAACCTCTTCGTTGCGAAATTCATCGGCTCGCCGGCGATGAACATCATCCCTGCGACGATATCAGGGACCGGAAGCCAAACGACGGTGACGCTGACAGGCGGCATGTCGGTGACGCTGGATGTGGCGACCGACGCGACGGAAATGGGCAAGCAGGCAAGCTTCGGCGTTCGTCCGGAGGATCTCGGGGTTGCCGACGGCGCCGACTACCTTTTCGAAGGTGAAGTGTCGATCGTCGAAGCGCTCGGTGAAGTGACGTTGCTTTATATCGAGGGCCTGGTTCCCGGCGAGCCGATCGTCGTCAAGTTGCCCGGCATCTACGATGTGAAGAAGGGCCAGCGGATGCGGTTTGCCGCCGACAGGCAGAAGTTGCATCTCTTTGATGCAACCGGTCATACCTACCGGAAATGA
- the edd gene encoding phosphogluconate dehydratase: MSAHARISAITDRIVERSKPTRERYLERLRAAASQSVQRSVLGCANLAHGFAVCSPSDKDALAGDRIANLGIITAYNDMLSAHQPFETYPAIIREAAAEAGGVAQVAGGVPAMCDGVTQGQPGMELSLFSRDLIAMSAGVGLSHNMFDAALFLGVCDKIVPGLVIAALSFGHLPSIFVPAGPMTTGLPNDEKSRVRQLFAEGKVGRAELLEAESKSYHGPGTCTFYGTANSNQMLMEIMGFHMPGSSFINPGTPLREALTREAAKRALAITALGNEFTPAGEMIDERSVVNGVVGLHATGGSTNHTLHLVAMARAAGIQLTWQDIAELSEIVPLLARVYPNGLADVNHFQAAGGMGFLIKELLKHGLVHDDVRTVFGQGLDAYTVDARLGENGAVLREPSPEKSVDPKVLSSIETPFQANGGLKMLRGNLGKAVIKISAVKPERHIIEAPAIIFHSQQELQDAFKEGKLNRDFIAVVRFQGPKANGMPELHKLTPPLGVLQDRGFRVALLTDGRMSGASGKVPAAIHVTPEAVDGGPIARIREGDIIRLDAIKGTLELLVDAADLAEREPVTVDLSDNEFGMGRELFAPFRRAVGPSDQGASVLFHH, from the coding sequence ATGTCCGCTCATGCACGCATTTCTGCGATCACCGATCGCATCGTCGAACGCTCGAAGCCCACCCGCGAACGCTATCTCGAACGCCTGCGCGCGGCCGCCTCGCAGAGCGTGCAGCGCTCGGTGCTTGGCTGCGCCAACCTCGCCCACGGCTTCGCGGTCTGTTCCCCCTCCGACAAGGATGCGCTTGCCGGCGACCGCATCGCCAATCTCGGCATCATCACCGCGTATAACGACATGCTCTCGGCCCACCAGCCGTTCGAGACCTATCCGGCGATCATCCGCGAGGCGGCGGCCGAAGCAGGCGGCGTAGCGCAGGTGGCAGGCGGCGTGCCGGCGATGTGCGATGGCGTCACCCAGGGACAGCCAGGCATGGAACTCTCGCTCTTCTCGCGCGACCTGATCGCCATGTCGGCGGGCGTCGGCCTGTCGCACAACATGTTCGATGCCGCCCTCTTCCTCGGCGTCTGCGACAAGATCGTGCCGGGCCTGGTGATCGCGGCACTGTCCTTCGGGCACCTGCCGTCGATCTTCGTTCCGGCCGGCCCGATGACCACAGGCCTGCCGAACGACGAGAAGTCGCGCGTGCGCCAGCTCTTCGCCGAGGGCAAGGTCGGACGCGCCGAACTGCTGGAAGCGGAATCGAAATCCTATCACGGTCCCGGCACCTGCACCTTCTATGGCACCGCCAATTCCAACCAGATGCTGATGGAGATCATGGGCTTCCACATGCCGGGCTCCTCCTTCATCAATCCCGGCACCCCGCTGCGCGAAGCGCTGACGCGCGAAGCTGCCAAGCGCGCGCTGGCGATCACCGCGCTCGGCAACGAATTCACGCCGGCGGGCGAGATGATCGACGAACGCTCGGTCGTCAACGGCGTCGTCGGCCTGCATGCGACCGGCGGCTCGACCAATCATACGCTACACCTCGTCGCCATGGCGCGGGCAGCCGGCATCCAGCTCACCTGGCAGGACATTGCCGAGCTTTCGGAAATCGTCCCGCTGCTTGCCCGCGTCTATCCGAACGGACTTGCCGACGTGAACCATTTCCAGGCGGCCGGCGGCATGGGTTTCCTCATCAAGGAACTCTTGAAGCACGGCCTGGTGCATGACGACGTGCGCACCGTCTTCGGCCAGGGTCTTGATGCCTATACGGTCGACGCCCGTCTCGGCGAAAATGGTGCCGTCCTGCGCGAGCCGTCGCCGGAAAAAAGCGTCGATCCCAAAGTGCTCTCCAGCATCGAGACGCCGTTCCAAGCGAATGGCGGGTTGAAGATGCTGCGCGGCAATCTCGGCAAGGCGGTCATCAAGATATCGGCCGTCAAGCCGGAGCGTCACATCATCGAGGCGCCGGCGATCATTTTCCACAGCCAGCAAGAGCTGCAGGATGCCTTCAAGGAAGGCAAGCTCAACCGCGATTTCATCGCTGTCGTGCGCTTCCAGGGTCCAAAGGCGAACGGCATGCCGGAATTGCACAAGCTGACGCCGCCGCTGGGCGTGCTGCAGGACCGCGGCTTCCGCGTGGCGCTGCTGACCGACGGTCGTATGTCGGGCGCATCCGGCAAGGTGCCGGCGGCGATCCACGTCACCCCGGAAGCGGTCGATGGCGGTCCGATCGCCCGCATCCGCGAGGGCGACATCATTCGCCTGGACGCGATCAAAGGCACGCTCGAGCTGCTCGTCGATGCGGCCGATTTGGCCGAGCGCGAGCCGGTGACCGTCGATCTCTCCGACAATGAATTCGGCATGGGCCGCGAGCTCTTCGCACCGTTCCGCCGCGCCGTCGGACCTTCGGACCAGGGTGCGAGCGTGCTCTTCCACCACTGA
- a CDS encoding carbohydrate ABC transporter permease gives MLSQIVSALGVVVAAVIACSAYFYFSNKILDLALPVKDGDIRAASRNLNRRALIRPWLFIGPALFLLIVYLVYPVVATFILSFYDRAGLQFVGLANYKWALGDREFRQSIFNNILWLAVVPAACTFFGLVIAVMTDRIWWGNIAKSIVFMPMAISFVGASVIWKFIYEYRGGNDVQIGLLNAIVQTFGGTPEVWISIPFWNNFFLMIILIWIQTGFAMVILSAALRGIPEETIEAAVIDGANGWQIFWRIMVPQVWGSIAVVWTTITILVLKVFDIVLTMTNGQWQTMVLANLMFDWMFRGGGDSGRSAVIAIIIMLAVTPIMVWNVRRANRELKGH, from the coding sequence ATGCTGTCGCAGATAGTGTCCGCTTTGGGTGTCGTGGTCGCCGCCGTGATCGCGTGTTCGGCCTATTTCTATTTTTCGAACAAGATCCTGGATCTCGCACTGCCAGTGAAGGATGGCGACATCCGCGCCGCATCGCGCAATCTCAACCGCCGCGCATTGATCCGGCCATGGTTGTTCATCGGCCCGGCGCTGTTCCTGCTCATCGTCTATCTCGTCTATCCCGTCGTTGCGACCTTCATCCTCTCCTTCTACGACCGCGCCGGTCTGCAGTTCGTCGGCCTCGCCAACTACAAATGGGCGCTCGGCGACCGCGAATTCCGCCAGTCGATCTTCAACAACATCCTCTGGCTCGCGGTGGTGCCTGCTGCCTGCACCTTCTTCGGCCTCGTCATCGCCGTGATGACCGATCGCATCTGGTGGGGCAATATCGCCAAGAGCATCGTCTTCATGCCGATGGCGATCTCCTTTGTCGGCGCCTCGGTCATCTGGAAATTCATTTATGAGTATCGCGGCGGCAACGACGTCCAGATCGGCCTGCTGAACGCTATCGTCCAGACCTTCGGCGGCACGCCGGAGGTGTGGATCTCCATTCCCTTCTGGAACAACTTCTTCTTGATGATTATTCTGATCTGGATCCAGACCGGTTTCGCCATGGTCATCCTGTCGGCCGCTCTTCGCGGCATTCCGGAAGAGACGATCGAAGCCGCCGTCATCGACGGCGCCAATGGCTGGCAGATCTTCTGGCGCATCATGGTGCCGCAGGTCTGGGGCTCCATCGCCGTCGTCTGGACGACGATCACCATCCTCGTCCTCAAGGTCTTCGACATCGTGCTGACCATGACCAACGGCCAATGGCAGACGATGGTGCTGGCGAACCTGATGTTCGACTGGATGTTCCGCGGTGGCGGCGATTCCGGCCGAAGTGCCGTCATCGCCATCATCATCATGCTCGCCGTCACGCCGATCATGGTCTGGAACGTGCGCCGCGCCAATCGCGAACTGAAGGGGCACTGA
- a CDS encoding carbohydrate ABC transporter permease has product MTAIGSYFKIGPARLFVHLAVLLIVIIWLIPTLGIFVSALRDKDQIVVSGWWTAFVGSTQTAAVRLGTPDQQKQEGASYVISGNVLEGQTGREVKAFGNRVQQPAAFKAGETADLGDGETLQINSDGSYRYVKNAAFSPDQRPRRIYASVSAPPEFTMQNYNTVLTGEGIGQSFINSLTVTIPATIIPILIAAFAAYALSWMEFPGRGLLIALVVGLIVVPLQMSLIPLLRLYNEIGNMLGEPSKTYPGIWLAHTAFGMPLAIYLLRAYIAGLPKEIIESARVDGASDFEIFVRIVLPLSFPALASFAIFQFLWVWNDLLVAMVFLGTDKDHIVLTGSLNALLGSRGGNWEILTASAFVTIIVPLLVFFGLQRYLVRGLLAGSVKGG; this is encoded by the coding sequence ATGACCGCTATCGGAAGCTACTTCAAGATCGGCCCCGCCCGGCTCTTCGTTCATCTCGCCGTTCTGCTGATCGTCATCATCTGGCTCATCCCGACGCTCGGCATCTTCGTCAGCGCCCTGCGCGACAAGGACCAAATCGTCGTCTCCGGCTGGTGGACGGCCTTCGTCGGCTCGACGCAAACCGCCGCGGTCCGCCTCGGTACACCCGACCAGCAAAAGCAAGAGGGCGCCAGCTACGTCATCTCAGGCAATGTGCTGGAAGGCCAGACCGGCCGCGAGGTGAAGGCCTTCGGCAACCGCGTGCAGCAGCCGGCCGCCTTCAAGGCCGGTGAGACCGCCGATCTCGGCGACGGTGAAACCCTCCAGATCAACAGCGACGGCAGTTATCGCTATGTGAAGAACGCCGCCTTTTCGCCCGACCAACGCCCGCGGCGCATCTATGCATCCGTCTCGGCGCCGCCGGAATTCACGATGCAGAACTACAACACGGTTCTGACTGGCGAGGGCATCGGCCAATCCTTCATCAACTCGCTGACCGTGACGATCCCGGCGACGATCATCCCGATCCTGATTGCCGCTTTCGCGGCCTATGCGCTCAGCTGGATGGAGTTTCCCGGCCGCGGGCTTCTGATTGCGCTCGTCGTCGGCCTCATCGTCGTGCCGCTGCAGATGTCGCTGATCCCGCTGCTGCGTCTCTACAACGAGATCGGCAACATGCTCGGCGAGCCGTCGAAGACCTATCCCGGCATCTGGCTGGCTCATACCGCTTTCGGCATGCCGCTCGCCATCTATCTCTTGCGGGCCTATATCGCCGGCCTGCCGAAGGAGATCATCGAATCCGCCCGTGTCGACGGCGCGAGCGATTTCGAGATCTTCGTCCGCATCGTATTACCTCTCTCCTTCCCGGCACTCGCCTCCTTCGCCATCTTCCAGTTCCTGTGGGTGTGGAACGACCTGCTCGTCGCCATGGTCTTCCTCGGCACCGACAAGGACCACATCGTGCTGACCGGCAGCCTGAACGCGCTGCTCGGCTCACGCGGCGGCAATTGGGAGATTTTGACGGCGTCAGCCTTCGTCACCATCATCGTGCCGCTGCTCGTCTTCTTCGGGCTGCAGCGTTACCTGGTGCGCGGTCTGCTGGCGGGTTCGGTCAAGGGAGGCTGA
- a CDS encoding alpha-glucosidase, which yields MNVAPQSISTPDKDWWRGAVIYQIYPRSYQDSNGDGIGDLKGITARLPHVASLGVDAIWISPFFTSPMRDFGYDVSDYENVDSIFGTLVDFDTMIAEAHRLGIRVMIDLVISHSSDQHPWFVQSRSSKTNAKADWYVWADAKPDGTPPNNWLSIFGGSAWAWDPTRMQYYLHNFLTSQPDMNLHNPEVQDRLLDVVRFWLNRGVDGFRLDTINFYFHDTQLRDNPALAPERRNASTAPAVNPYNFQEHLYDKNRPENLAFLKRFRAVLEEFPAIAAVGEVGDSQRGLEIVGEYTSGNDKMHMCYAFEFLAPDPLTPERVEEVMQDFEAAAPDGWACWAFSNHDVMRHVSRWGGLVADHDAFAKLYASLLMTMRGSVCLYQGEELALTEADLAYQDLQDPYGIQFWPEFKGRDGCRTPMVWDSQVAQGGFSTVKPWLPVPVEHILRAVSVQLGDEASVLEHYRRFIAFRKLHPAFAKGEIEFEETQGDTLLFTREYGNEKLLCIFNMSPAEAAVILPAGEWQALTGHGFTSNNYGDKIDIPAWGAYFARLA from the coding sequence ATGAACGTGGCTCCCCAATCGATCTCGACCCCTGACAAGGACTGGTGGCGCGGCGCGGTGATCTACCAGATCTACCCGCGCTCCTACCAGGATTCGAACGGCGACGGCATCGGCGATCTTAAAGGCATCACCGCCCGCCTGCCGCATGTGGCAAGCCTTGGCGTCGATGCGATCTGGATCTCGCCCTTCTTCACCTCGCCGATGCGCGATTTCGGGTATGACGTTTCCGACTACGAGAATGTCGATTCGATCTTCGGCACGCTGGTGGATTTCGACACGATGATCGCCGAGGCCCATCGCCTCGGCATCCGCGTGATGATTGACCTCGTCATCTCCCACAGCTCGGATCAGCATCCCTGGTTCGTGCAAAGCCGCTCCAGCAAGACCAACGCCAAGGCCGACTGGTATGTCTGGGCCGACGCCAAGCCGGACGGCACGCCGCCGAACAACTGGCTGTCGATCTTCGGCGGCTCGGCATGGGCGTGGGATCCGACGCGCATGCAATATTACCTGCACAATTTCCTGACCTCGCAGCCGGACATGAACCTGCATAACCCTGAGGTGCAGGACCGTCTGCTCGATGTCGTACGCTTCTGGCTCAATCGCGGCGTCGACGGCTTCCGCCTCGACACCATCAATTTCTATTTCCATGACACGCAACTGCGCGACAATCCGGCGCTTGCGCCCGAGCGCCGCAACGCCTCGACGGCGCCGGCGGTCAATCCCTATAATTTTCAGGAGCATCTCTACGACAAGAACCGGCCCGAAAACCTTGCCTTCCTGAAGCGCTTCCGCGCCGTTCTCGAGGAGTTCCCGGCGATCGCCGCCGTCGGCGAAGTCGGCGACAGCCAGCGCGGCCTCGAAATCGTCGGTGAATACACCTCCGGCAACGACAAGATGCATATGTGCTATGCCTTCGAATTCCTGGCGCCCGATCCGCTGACGCCGGAGCGGGTCGAGGAGGTGATGCAGGATTTCGAAGCCGCAGCACCGGATGGCTGGGCCTGCTGGGCCTTCTCCAATCACGACGTCATGCGCCATGTCAGCCGCTGGGGTGGGCTGGTCGCCGATCACGACGCCTTTGCCAAGCTTTATGCCTCGTTGCTGATGACCATGCGCGGCTCCGTCTGCCTCTATCAGGGCGAGGAACTGGCGCTGACGGAGGCCGATCTCGCCTATCAGGATCTCCAGGATCCCTATGGCATCCAGTTCTGGCCGGAATTCAAGGGCCGCGACGGCTGCCGCACGCCGATGGTCTGGGACAGCCAGGTCGCCCAGGGCGGCTTCTCGACGGTCAAGCCCTGGTTGCCGGTGCCGGTCGAGCATATCCTGCGTGCCGTCAGCGTTCAGCTGGGCGACGAGGCTTCCGTGCTGGAGCACTATCGCCGCTTCATCGCCTTCCGTAAGCTGCACCCGGCTTTTGCCAAAGGCGAGATCGAGTTCGAGGAAACACAGGGCGATACGCTGCTCTTCACCCGTGAATACGGCAATGAGAAGCTGCTCTGCATCTTCAACATGAGCCCGGCCGAGGCCGCCGTCATTCTGCCTGCGGGAGAATGGCAGGCATTGACGGGCCACGGCTTTACCAGCAACAACTATGGCGACAAGATCGATATTCCGGCCTGGGGGGCGTATTTCGCCCGTCTTGCCTAA